In one Fusobacterium perfoetens ATCC 29250 genomic region, the following are encoded:
- a CDS encoding MATE family efflux transporter — protein MDAKHQFMGNEKITKLLLHFSIPAIIGMLVNALYNVVDRIYIGNIREVGHLAIAGVGITFPITLFIFSFALLIGLGGATNISLNLGKKKLLKAERYLGTAFALGIIISIISAIFVIFFIDDLINLLGGSEKTFKYAKDYLYIVAFGFPGNLIGYITNTIIRSDGNPKMAMATLLIGAITNIILDPIFIFYFDMGVKGAAWATIISQYISAIWATSYFLSKYSGLKLKRENIKLPFSKVKSICIMGGASFSLQIGISLVNYIFNTTLKIHGGDIAIGAMAIIQGIIMFITMPLFGINQGLLPILGYNYGARLFPRVKEALFKGIFAATIICLLNFITIQFFSKYFIFIFTQEKNLINIAAKGLKIQTFMLPIVGFQIVSSIYFQAIGKPKMSMFIGLSRQIIVLIPCILILSSLFGLNGIWFAAPTSDFIATLLTFILVKRELVHLKELEEFDNKHKNLD, from the coding sequence ATGGACGCAAAACATCAATTTATGGGAAATGAAAAAATCACCAAACTTCTTCTTCACTTTTCTATTCCAGCTATTATAGGAATGTTAGTAAATGCTCTATATAACGTTGTAGATAGAATATATATCGGAAATATTAGGGAAGTAGGACACTTAGCTATAGCTGGTGTTGGAATTACATTTCCTATTACTTTATTTATTTTTTCTTTTGCTCTTCTTATTGGACTTGGAGGAGCTACTAATATATCTTTAAATTTAGGAAAGAAAAAACTTTTAAAGGCTGAAAGATACTTAGGAACAGCTTTTGCTTTAGGAATTATTATTTCTATTATTTCTGCTATTTTTGTAATTTTCTTTATTGATGATTTAATAAATTTACTTGGTGGTAGTGAAAAAACTTTTAAATATGCCAAAGATTATCTTTATATTGTTGCATTTGGATTTCCTGGTAACCTAATTGGATATATTACTAATACTATTATTCGTTCTGATGGAAATCCTAAAATGGCTATGGCTACTCTTCTTATTGGTGCTATCACAAATATTATTTTAGACCCTATATTTATTTTCTATTTTGATATGGGAGTTAAAGGAGCTGCTTGGGCTACAATTATTTCTCAATATATTTCTGCTATTTGGGCTACTTCTTATTTCTTATCAAAATACAGTGGTCTAAAATTAAAAAGAGAAAATATAAAATTACCTTTCTCAAAAGTAAAAAGTATTTGTATTATGGGAGGCGCTTCTTTTTCATTACAGATAGGAATTAGTTTAGTCAATTATATATTTAATACTACTTTAAAAATTCATGGTGGAGATATTGCTATTGGTGCTATGGCTATTATTCAAGGAATTATAATGTTTATTACTATGCCTCTTTTTGGAATAAATCAAGGACTTCTTCCAATTTTAGGTTATAACTATGGGGCTAGACTTTTTCCTAGAGTTAAAGAAGCATTATTTAAAGGAATTTTTGCCGCTACTATAATTTGTTTATTAAATTTTATAACAATTCAATTTTTCTCTAAATATTTTATTTTTATATTTACACAAGAAAAAAACCTTATTAATATTGCTGCTAAAGGTCTTAAAATACAGACTTTTATGCTCCCTATTGTAGGTTTCCAAATAGTTTCTTCTATATATTTCCAAGCTATTGGAAAACCTAAAATGAGTATGTTTATTGGACTTTCAAGACAAATTATTGTTTTAATTCCATGTATATTAATTTTATCTTCTCTATTTGGACTTAATGGAATTTGGTTTGCAGCTCCAACATCAGATTTTATAGCAACACTATTAACATTTATTTTAGTAAAAAGAGAACTTGTTCATTTAAAAGAATTAGAAGAATTTGACAATAAACATAAAAATCTAGATTAA
- the pepF gene encoding oligoendopeptidase F: MSSRDNIETKYKWNLSDIYKNWNEWDNDLKLLTELIKEIPTFENNITTDSKKFIKLLKLEEKISRLMDKLYLYPYMLRDLNSKDVTAAEKMQTIEHIYAEYSVSSSWITPKILEIPKEIMDKWIEENKELHNHKFNLNELYRLKQHVLDKDKEKLLSYFSQYMGSINEVYDELSISDIKWNEIELSTGEKFKVSNAVYSKILENYKNQEDRKKAFEAHYNSYFINKNTYAAIYRGQILRDVANMKAKNYNSTLEKALEPDNIPTNVYINLINSAKENSQPLKKYLKLRKKYLNISEYHYYDNQIKIVDYKRTFTYEEAKEIVLNSVKPLGKDYYNNLKTAISEGWLDVFETPNKRSGAYSLNIYDVHPYMLLNFNGTLDSVFTLAHELGHTLHSMYSTKNQPYSTHDYTIFVAEVASTFNEKLLLDYMLNTTTDKNERIALIEEAIGNIVGTYYLQSLFANYEYEAYKLVENGTPITSETLDNIMSKLFKEYFGDELIIDDLQKIVWARIPHFFNSPYYVYQYATSFSASSKLYDKIFNSSESEKEKYQENYLELLKSGGNDFPINQLKKAGVNLEDKENFKSVALEMEKLIILLEKELNK; the protein is encoded by the coding sequence ATATCATCTAGAGATAATATTGAAACTAAATATAAATGGAATCTATCAGATATTTATAAAAATTGGAATGAATGGGATAATGATTTAAAACTTTTAACTGAGTTAATAAAAGAAATTCCAACTTTTGAAAATAACATTACTACAGATTCTAAGAAATTTATAAAACTTTTAAAATTAGAAGAAAAAATAAGTAGACTTATGGATAAACTTTATCTTTATCCATATATGCTTAGAGATTTAAATTCAAAAGATGTTACAGCTGCTGAAAAAATGCAAACTATTGAACATATTTATGCTGAATATAGTGTATCTTCATCTTGGATTACTCCTAAAATATTAGAAATTCCTAAAGAAATTATGGATAAATGGATTGAAGAAAATAAAGAATTACACAATCATAAATTCAATTTAAATGAACTTTATAGATTAAAGCAACATGTATTAGATAAAGATAAAGAAAAACTTTTATCATATTTTTCTCAATATATGGGAAGTATAAATGAAGTTTATGACGAACTTTCTATTTCTGATATTAAATGGAATGAGATAGAGCTTTCTACTGGAGAAAAATTTAAAGTTAGTAATGCTGTATACTCAAAAATATTAGAAAACTATAAAAATCAAGAAGATAGAAAAAAAGCCTTTGAAGCACATTATAATTCCTATTTTATAAACAAAAATACCTATGCTGCTATTTATAGAGGACAAATCTTAAGAGATGTTGCCAATATGAAAGCTAAAAATTATAATTCTACTTTAGAAAAAGCTTTAGAACCTGATAATATTCCTACAAATGTATATATTAATCTTATTAATTCTGCTAAAGAAAACTCTCAACCACTAAAAAAATATTTAAAACTTAGAAAAAAATATCTTAATATTTCCGAATATCACTATTATGATAACCAAATTAAAATTGTTGATTATAAAAGGACTTTTACTTATGAAGAAGCTAAAGAAATTGTTTTAAATTCTGTAAAACCTTTAGGAAAAGATTATTATAATAATCTAAAGACTGCTATAAGTGAAGGATGGTTAGATGTCTTTGAAACTCCTAACAAAAGAAGTGGAGCTTATTCTTTAAATATCTATGATGTTCATCCATATATGCTTTTAAATTTTAACGGAACTTTAGATTCAGTATTCACTTTAGCTCATGAATTAGGACATACTCTTCATAGCATGTACTCTACTAAAAATCAACCTTATTCTACTCATGATTATACTATCTTTGTTGCAGAAGTTGCTTCTACATTTAATGAAAAACTTTTGTTAGATTATATGTTAAATACAACAACTGATAAAAATGAAAGAATTGCTTTAATAGAAGAAGCTATAGGAAATATTGTTGGAACTTATTATTTACAAAGTCTTTTTGCTAATTATGAATATGAAGCTTATAAATTAGTAGAAAATGGTACTCCAATAACTTCTGAAACTTTAGATAATATAATGAGTAAATTATTTAAAGAATATTTTGGAGATGAACTTATTATTGATGATTTACAAAAAATAGTTTGGGCAAGAATTCCTCATTTCTTTAACTCTCCTTATTATGTTTATCAATATGCTACAAGTTTTTCAGCTTCATCTAAATTATATGATAAAATTTTTAATTCATCTGAATCTGAAAAAGAGAAATATCAAGAAAATTATTTAGAACTTTTAAAATCTGGAGGAAATGATTTTCCTATTAATCAATTAAAGAAAGCAGGTGTTAATTTAGAAGATAAAGAAAATTTTAAATCTGTTGCTTTAGAAATGGAAAAATTAATTATTTTATTAGAAAAAGAATTAAATAAATAA
- a CDS encoding MATE family efflux transporter translates to MEELDEREISEKNKKTLNMTEGSIVKILLLFSIPLILGNLLQQTYNTVDSIIVGNYVGSNALAAVGSSAIIINLLIGFSQGISVGAGVIISQAIGAKDNKRINLSVHTAIMIAILLGIILSIVGFIFTPQILKWMKTPEEIFKDSVVYLRLFSLGLVFSIVYNMEAGILNAVGNSKCSLLYLGVASVTNIFLDLLFVRGLNMGIKGVAIATNISQFISCMLALVFLLKIDDSYKVYLNKIKINKKIALNMIRVGFPTGIQSTVISFSNVLIQSSINVFGPSIIAGFGIYLKIDGFNVLPILSLSMASTTFTGQNYGARRKDRVKKGMWITLGMGIIYSIIIGILLLIFSRPLVELFTNDEKIIQAGISAMKYFCPFYFILSMLHSLAGTVRGVGKTMPPMLILLFSMCIFRIFWINFILPLDNTINNILILYPITWTIGLILMTLYTWRAKWI, encoded by the coding sequence ATGGAAGAATTAGATGAAAGAGAAATTAGTGAAAAAAATAAAAAAACACTTAATATGACAGAGGGAAGTATTGTAAAAATACTTTTATTATTTTCAATTCCTTTAATTTTAGGAAATTTATTACAACAAACTTATAATACAGTTGATTCAATTATAGTTGGAAACTATGTAGGAAGTAATGCTTTAGCAGCAGTAGGGTCAAGTGCAATTATAATTAACTTACTAATAGGATTTAGTCAAGGAATATCTGTAGGAGCAGGTGTAATTATATCTCAGGCAATAGGAGCTAAAGATAATAAAAGAATAAATTTATCTGTACATACAGCTATAATGATAGCAATTTTATTAGGAATAATTTTATCAATAGTAGGGTTTATTTTTACTCCACAAATTTTAAAGTGGATGAAAACTCCAGAAGAAATATTTAAAGATTCAGTTGTTTATTTAAGATTATTTTCTTTAGGATTAGTTTTTAGTATAGTTTATAATATGGAAGCTGGAATTTTAAATGCTGTTGGAAATTCAAAATGTTCTTTACTTTATTTAGGAGTAGCTTCAGTAACTAATATATTTTTAGATTTATTATTTGTTAGAGGTCTTAATATGGGGATAAAAGGAGTTGCAATAGCTACAAATATCAGTCAATTTATTTCCTGTATGTTAGCTTTAGTATTTTTATTAAAAATAGATGATAGTTATAAAGTATATTTAAATAAAATAAAAATAAATAAAAAAATAGCTTTAAATATGATTAGAGTAGGTTTCCCAACAGGAATACAAAGTACAGTAATTTCATTTTCAAATGTTTTAATTCAAAGTAGTATAAATGTATTTGGTCCAAGTATTATAGCAGGATTTGGAATATATTTAAAAATAGACGGCTTTAATGTTTTACCTATTTTAAGTTTAAGCATGGCTAGTACAACATTTACAGGACAAAATTATGGTGCTAGAAGAAAAGATAGGGTAAAAAAAGGTATGTGGATAACTCTTGGAATGGGAATTATTTATTCTATTATAATAGGAATTTTACTTCTTATATTTTCTCGTCCACTTGTAGAACTTTTTACAAATGATGAAAAAATAATACAGGCAGGGATTTCAGCTATGAAATATTTTTGTCCATTTTATTTTATACTTTCAATGTTACATTCATTAGCAGGAACAGTAAGAGGTGTTGGAAAAACTATGCCACCTATGTTGATTTTACTTTTTTCAATGTGTATTTTTAGAATCTTTTGGATTAATTTTATTTTACCATTAGATAATACAATAAATAATATATTAATTTTGTACCCTATCACTTGGACAATAGGACTTATATTAATGACTTTATATACATGGAGAGCAAAATGGATATAA
- the argS gene encoding arginine--tRNA ligase translates to MLRIEKYIERILKNAIEKAFPNKELKPIEITIATNEKFGDFQSNFAMMNSKIIGGNPRKIAEDLVNNIPENDIIEKLEIAGPGFINIFLKNSYVSEYVRKMTTEKYQFTELNTDGDIIIDYSSPNIAKRMHIGHLRSTIIGDSVKRLCNFLGYHTVADNHIGDWGTQFGKLIVGYHKWLDKDAYQKNPIEELERVYVEFTKESEKNPELEDIAREELKKLQDGDEENYKLWQEFIKVSLEEYNKLYERMDVHFDTYYGESFYHPIMPKVIDELVEKGLAVEDQGAKVVFFDEKENLHPCIVQKKDGAFLYSTSDIATIKFRKENYNVNKIIYLTDERQQDHFKQFFKITEMLGWDIEKVHIWFGIMRFADGVFSTRKGNVIRLEQLLDEGKKKALEIIEEKNSSLSDEEKDNIAEVVGIGAIKYADLSQNRQSPIIFEWDKILSFEGNTAPYLQYSYARIQSILRKAEELGKALDENKEIQIIDKNERPLSTYLTLFPTMALKAGEAYKPNLLTDYLFELAKKFNTFYNSCPILNQEDNILYSRLLLIDRVAKTLKEGLNLLGIKTVNRM, encoded by the coding sequence ATGTTAAGAATAGAAAAGTATATAGAAAGAATTTTAAAAAATGCTATAGAAAAAGCATTTCCTAACAAAGAGTTAAAACCAATAGAAATTACAATAGCAACTAATGAAAAGTTTGGAGATTTCCAAAGTAATTTTGCTATGATGAATTCTAAAATTATTGGTGGAAATCCTAGAAAAATAGCTGAGGATTTAGTTAATAATATTCCTGAAAATGATATTATTGAAAAATTAGAAATAGCTGGTCCTGGATTTATAAATATATTTTTAAAAAATTCTTATGTATCTGAATATGTAAGAAAAATGACAACTGAAAAATATCAGTTTACAGAATTAAACACTGATGGTGATATAATCATAGATTATTCTTCACCTAATATAGCCAAAAGAATGCACATCGGCCATTTAAGATCAACTATTATAGGAGATTCTGTTAAAAGATTATGTAATTTCTTAGGGTATCATACTGTTGCTGATAACCATATAGGAGATTGGGGAACTCAATTTGGAAAACTTATAGTTGGTTACCACAAATGGTTAGATAAAGATGCTTACCAAAAAAATCCTATTGAAGAACTTGAAAGAGTTTATGTAGAATTTACAAAAGAAAGTGAAAAAAATCCAGAACTTGAAGATATTGCAAGAGAAGAACTAAAAAAACTTCAAGATGGTGATGAAGAAAATTATAAACTTTGGCAAGAATTTATAAAAGTTTCTCTTGAAGAATATAATAAATTATATGAAAGAATGGATGTTCATTTTGATACTTACTATGGAGAATCTTTCTATCATCCAATTATGCCAAAAGTTATTGATGAGTTAGTTGAAAAAGGATTAGCTGTAGAAGACCAAGGGGCAAAAGTTGTATTCTTTGATGAAAAAGAAAATCTTCACCCTTGTATAGTACAAAAGAAAGATGGAGCTTTCCTTTACTCTACATCTGATATCGCTACTATAAAATTTAGAAAAGAAAATTATAATGTTAATAAAATAATTTATTTAACTGATGAAAGACAACAAGACCATTTTAAACAATTCTTTAAAATAACTGAAATGCTTGGTTGGGATATAGAAAAAGTTCATATTTGGTTTGGAATTATGAGATTTGCTGATGGAGTATTTTCTACAAGAAAAGGAAATGTCATCAGATTAGAACAACTTCTTGATGAAGGAAAGAAAAAAGCATTAGAAATTATTGAGGAAAAAAATTCATCACTTTCTGACGAAGAAAAAGATAATATAGCTGAAGTAGTTGGAATTGGAGCTATTAAATATGCTGACCTTTCTCAAAATAGACAAAGTCCTATTATATTTGAATGGGATAAAATTTTAAGTTTTGAAGGAAATACAGCTCCTTATTTACAATACTCTTATGCAAGAATTCAATCTATACTTAGAAAAGCAGAAGAACTTGGTAAAGCTTTAGATGAAAATAAAGAAATTCAAATTATTGATAAAAACGAAAGACCCCTTTCTACATATTTAACTTTATTCCCTACAATGGCTCTAAAAGCTGGAGAAGCATATAAACCAAATCTTCTTACTGATTATTTATTTGAACTTGCTAAAAAATTCAATACTTTCTATAATTCATGTCCTATCTTAAATCAAGAAGATAATATTCTTTATTCAAGATTACTTCTTATAGATAGAGTTGCAAAAACTTTAAAAGAAGGACTTAACTTATTAGGTATTAAAACAGTAAATAGAATGTAA
- the aspS gene encoding aspartate--tRNA ligase: protein MIYRNHNLGELRKNNIGEKVILSGWVATKRDLGGLTFVDLRDREGITQIVFDTDVASQEVVDKAQKLKTESVIRIEGEVRERYSKNVNIPTGEIEVFATSIDILNSCDTLPFQMTDEGLSENIRLKYRYLDLRREQMINNLKKRHRMIMSIRNYMDEKGFLDVDTPLLTKSTPEGARDFLVPSRTNGGQFYALPQSPQLFKQLLMIAGVEKYFQIAKCFRDEDLRADRQPEFTQLDIEMSFVELEDVITEIEGLAKRVFKQVTGQEANYDFPRMEWKDAMDRFGSDKPDTRFGVELKDISEIVANCGFKAFSSTIADGGIVKAIVAPQVADKFSRKILDDYQEYVKRYFGAKGLAYIKLTKGGINSPIAKFLTEEEMKAIIEKVEANEGDVILIVADKVKVVRAALGALRLRIGKELNLYDKNEFKFLWVVHFPMFEYDDEEQRYKAEHHPFTSIMEEDMPRFFEGDMDIRTNTYDLVLNGNEIGGGSIRIHNPQVQEKVFEKLGLTQEQAREKFGFFIDAFKYGAPPHGGLAFGIDRWLMVMLGENSIRDVIPFPKTNKGQCLMTEAPNIVEKEQLDELFIVSTFKEEK from the coding sequence ATGATATATAGAAATCATAACTTAGGCGAACTAAGGAAAAATAATATCGGTGAAAAAGTTATTTTATCTGGTTGGGTTGCTACTAAAAGAGACCTTGGAGGACTTACTTTTGTAGACCTAAGAGATAGAGAAGGAATAACTCAAATTGTTTTTGATACTGATGTAGCTAGTCAAGAAGTTGTTGATAAAGCTCAAAAATTAAAAACAGAATCTGTTATTAGAATAGAAGGAGAAGTAAGAGAAAGATATAGTAAAAATGTTAATATCCCCACTGGAGAAATAGAAGTATTTGCTACTTCTATTGATATCTTAAACTCTTGTGATACTTTACCTTTCCAAATGACAGATGAAGGATTAAGTGAAAATATAAGACTTAAATATAGATATCTAGATTTAAGAAGAGAACAAATGATAAATAATTTGAAAAAAAGACATAGAATGATTATGTCTATTAGAAATTATATGGATGAAAAAGGATTTTTGGATGTAGATACTCCTTTATTAACAAAATCTACTCCTGAAGGAGCTAGAGACTTCTTAGTTCCTAGTAGAACTAATGGAGGACAATTCTATGCTTTACCTCAATCACCTCAATTATTTAAACAACTTTTAATGATAGCTGGTGTTGAAAAATATTTCCAAATTGCTAAATGTTTTAGAGATGAAGATTTAAGAGCTGACAGACAACCTGAATTTACTCAACTTGACATTGAAATGTCTTTTGTTGAACTAGAAGATGTTATTACTGAAATTGAAGGATTAGCAAAAAGAGTATTTAAACAAGTAACAGGACAAGAAGCAAATTATGATTTCCCAAGAATGGAATGGAAAGATGCTATGGATAGATTTGGTTCTGATAAACCAGATACTAGATTTGGAGTAGAATTAAAAGATATTTCTGAAATCGTTGCTAACTGTGGTTTTAAAGCATTTAGTTCTACAATAGCTGATGGTGGAATCGTTAAAGCTATTGTAGCTCCTCAAGTAGCTGATAAATTTTCAAGAAAAATTCTTGATGATTATCAAGAATATGTAAAAAGATATTTTGGAGCTAAAGGATTAGCTTATATAAAACTTACTAAAGGTGGAATTAATTCTCCAATAGCTAAATTTTTAACTGAAGAAGAAATGAAAGCTATAATTGAAAAAGTTGAAGCTAATGAAGGAGATGTAATCTTAATTGTAGCTGATAAAGTAAAAGTAGTTCGTGCTGCTTTAGGAGCTTTAAGATTAAGAATAGGAAAAGAATTAAATCTTTATGATAAAAATGAATTTAAATTTTTATGGGTTGTTCACTTCCCTATGTTTGAATATGATGATGAAGAACAAAGATATAAAGCTGAACACCATCCATTTACATCTATAATGGAAGAAGATATGCCAAGATTCTTTGAGGGAGATATGGATATAAGAACTAATACTTATGATTTGGTTCTAAATGGAAATGAAATTGGTGGTGGAAGTATTAGAATTCACAATCCTCAAGTTCAAGAAAAAGTTTTTGAAAAATTAGGACTTACTCAAGAACAAGCTCGTGAAAAATTTGGATTCTTTATTGACGCATTTAAATATGGAGCACCACCTCATGGAGGACTAGCTTTTGGAATAGATAGATGGTTAATGGTAATGTTAGGAGAAAACTCTATAAGAGATGTTATTCCTTTCCCTAAAACAAATAAAGGTCAATGTTTAATGACTGAAGCTCCAAATATTGTTGAAAAAGAACAATTAGATGAATTATTTATAGTTTCTACTTTCAAGGAAGAAAAATAA
- the hisS gene encoding histidine--tRNA ligase, with amino-acid sequence MKLIKAVRGTKDIIEETAAKYSHIHRIAEDLFSAYGYSYIKTPIFEETDLFKRGIGEATDVVEKEMYTFLDRGERSITLRPEGTASVVRAYLENKIYAKEDISKFFYMGSMFRYERPQAGRQREFNQVGVEVLGEASPILDAEVIAMSYHLLEKLGITDLEVNINSVGENESRQKYRQALLNYLEPVKEHLCEDCKRRLETNPLRVLDCKVETCKKYTENTPSIIDSLSEAERNHYETVKKYLTLFGIPFVENPKLVRGLDYYSSTVFEIVTNKLGAQGTVLGGGRYDNLLKQLGDRETPAFGFAAGIERIMMLMDTIPSKETDIYVAWLGENTCDFAMKLTNILRKEGLKVAIDFNSKGMKSHMKKADKLNVNYTIIIGEDEMAKNIVVLKDFNARTQEELTIEELIKKLKK; translated from the coding sequence ATGAAATTAATTAAAGCAGTAAGAGGAACTAAAGACATTATTGAAGAAACAGCTGCAAAATATTCTCATATTCACAGAATTGCTGAAGATTTATTTTCTGCATATGGATACTCTTATATAAAAACTCCTATTTTTGAGGAAACAGACCTTTTTAAAAGAGGAATAGGAGAAGCTACAGATGTAGTAGAAAAAGAGATGTATACTTTTCTTGATAGAGGAGAAAGAAGTATTACTTTAAGACCTGAAGGAACTGCCTCTGTTGTAAGAGCTTATTTAGAAAATAAAATTTATGCAAAAGAAGATATTTCAAAATTTTTCTATATGGGATCTATGTTTAGATATGAAAGACCTCAAGCTGGAAGACAAAGAGAATTTAATCAAGTTGGTGTTGAAGTTTTAGGTGAGGCTTCTCCTATTCTTGATGCTGAAGTTATAGCTATGAGCTATCACTTACTTGAAAAATTAGGAATAACTGACCTTGAAGTTAATATTAACTCTGTTGGCGAAAATGAATCTCGTCAAAAATATAGACAAGCTTTATTAAACTATTTAGAGCCTGTTAAAGAACATTTATGTGAAGATTGTAAAAGAAGACTAGAAACAAACCCTCTAAGAGTATTAGATTGTAAAGTAGAAACTTGTAAAAAATATACTGAAAATACTCCTAGTATAATAGATTCTTTATCTGAAGCTGAAAGAAATCATTATGAAACTGTGAAAAAATATTTAACTTTATTTGGTATTCCATTTGTTGAAAATCCAAAATTAGTTAGAGGATTAGATTATTATTCAAGTACAGTATTTGAAATAGTAACTAACAAACTTGGAGCTCAAGGAACTGTCCTTGGAGGTGGAAGATATGATAATCTTCTAAAACAATTAGGTGATAGAGAAACTCCAGCTTTTGGATTTGCTGCAGGAATTGAAAGAATTATGATGCTTATGGATACTATTCCTTCTAAAGAAACTGATATATATGTAGCTTGGCTTGGTGAAAATACTTGTGATTTTGCTATGAAATTAACTAATATTTTAAGAAAAGAAGGACTAAAAGTAGCTATTGATTTTAACTCTAAAGGTATGAAAAGTCATATGAAAAAAGCTGATAAATTAAATGTTAATTATACAATAATTATTGGTGAAGATGAAATGGCTAAAAATATTGTAGTTTTAAAAGATTTTAATGCTAGAACTCAAGAAGAATTAACAATTGAAGAATTAATAAAAAAATTAAAAAAATAA
- a CDS encoding replication-associated recombination protein A: METPTLFQNNYHDIKPLALKLRPKTLEEFIGQEELLGEGKLLNKIIKSGKISNMILYGPPGCGKSSLGEIISNELNCNIENLNATIASLNDLREIVEKAKKSIELYNKKTVLFLDEIHRFNKMQQDALLSYTESGILILIGATTENPYHNLNNALLSRCLIFEFKPLERKDIEKILIKGEKYYNKILPSNIKNIILDISQGDCRIALNYLELFFNNSESGNLEDIEKLFSKRKVSYHKEEDKYNIISAMIKSIRGSDPDSAVYWMGRLLYGGEDPRYIARRLVISASEDIGMANPEALVIATSAYTASEKIGMPEIRIILAHAVIYLAISSKSNSCYNSINEVLEDIKNGDMQEVPLHISDRAVGYKYPHDYEGNFVKQNYRKNTSKKYYKPGNNKFEIQIKDKLDRLWKK, translated from the coding sequence ATGGAAACTCCAACTCTTTTTCAAAATAATTATCATGATATAAAACCTCTTGCTCTAAAATTGAGACCTAAGACTCTAGAGGAATTTATAGGCCAAGAAGAATTACTTGGAGAAGGAAAACTTTTAAATAAAATAATAAAAAGTGGAAAAATTAGTAATATGATTTTATATGGTCCACCTGGTTGCGGAAAAAGTTCTTTAGGAGAAATAATTTCTAATGAACTTAATTGTAACATAGAAAACTTAAATGCTACTATCGCTTCTCTAAATGATTTAAGAGAGATTGTTGAAAAAGCAAAAAAATCTATAGAATTATATAATAAAAAAACAGTTTTATTTCTTGATGAAATTCATAGATTTAATAAAATGCAACAAGATGCTTTGCTATCTTATACAGAGTCAGGAATATTAATTCTTATTGGAGCTACTACTGAAAATCCATATCACAATCTTAATAATGCCCTTTTATCAAGATGTCTCATTTTTGAATTCAAACCTCTTGAAAGAAAAGATATAGAAAAAATTTTAATAAAAGGGGAAAAATATTATAATAAAATTTTGCCAAGTAATATAAAAAATATTATTTTAGATATTTCACAGGGAGATTGTAGAATAGCTCTAAATTATTTAGAATTATTTTTTAATAATTCTGAAAGTGGAAATTTAGAAGATATAGAAAAACTTTTTTCTAAACGAAAAGTTTCTTATCACAAAGAAGAAGATAAATACAATATTATTTCTGCTATGATAAAAAGTATTAGAGGAAGTGACCCTGATTCAGCTGTTTATTGGATGGGTAGACTTTTATATGGTGGTGAAGACCCTAGATATATAGCTAGAAGACTTGTCATTTCAGCCAGTGAAGATATTGGAATGGCTAATCCAGAAGCTTTAGTTATAGCTACATCAGCTTATACAGCTAGTGAAAAAATAGGAATGCCTGAAATTAGAATAATTTTAGCTCATGCTGTTATTTATTTAGCTATTTCAAGTAAAAGCAATTCATGTTATAATAGTATTAACGAAGTTTTAGAAGATATTAAAAATGGGGATATGCAAGAAGTCCCTCTTCATATTTCTGATAGAGCTGTTGGATATAAATATCCTCATGATTATGAAGGAAATTTTGTTAAACAAAATTATAGAAAAAATACAAGTAAAAAATATTATAAACCTGGAAATAATAAATTTGAAATTCAAATTAAAGATAAATTAGATAGACTTTGGAAAAAATAA
- the secG gene encoding preprotein translocase subunit SecG yields the protein MESILTVLLFIFALVLIILVLIQPDRSRGMSGSMGMGSANTVFGLSKDGGPLAKATKIIATLFIITALLLYLYSAK from the coding sequence ATGGAAAGTATATTAACAGTTTTACTATTTATATTTGCCTTAGTATTAATAATCCTTGTTCTTATCCAACCTGATAGGAGTCGTGGAATGTCTGGTAGTATGGGAATGGGAAGTGCTAATACAGTATTTGGTCTTTCTAAGGATGGTGGTCCTTTAGCTAAAGCTACAAAAATAATTGCAACTTTATTTATTATAACAGCATTATTATTATACCTATACTCAGCAAAATAA